Sequence from the uncultured Bacteroides sp. genome:
TGCATGAAGACATCGTTGAGAAAGAAGAAGTAGCAGTTGTACAGCAACATGCAAGCAAAGACAAAGATCAAGAGTTGGCGAAAATAGAACCGGCATACAGTGATGCCAAAAGATTATTTGAAAGTAAATCTTTCATAGATGCCTACAATAAGATAAATATTGCCCTACATGCTTTTCCAAACAATGTAGATTGCCTTAAGCTGGAAGAAGCGATTGTTGACGGAATAAGAGAAAGCTCTTATAAAATAGCAACTGATCTTTTTCAGGAAAAACAATATGCAAAAGCATTAGCGGAGGTTGAATCCGCCTTACACTATGCTCCTAACAGTAAGAAACTTACAGTTCTTGCAGATGAGATAAGAAGTGCTAGTGCTCGCCGTCGTACCAGAAGAAACATTGTGATAGCTATCATAATCATTGCAATTCTTGGAGGTGCAGCTTACGGCATTCGTGATTCCTACATTAAGGGACATGAAGAAGAAGCCTGGACTGAGGCAAAGGATTCTGCAACAGTTACTAGTTTGGAAAACTTTATAGAGATGTATCCGGATGGTGTCCACTCTTTGGAAGCTCAGGAATTGCTTGAAGAAGTGAAGAAGAAAGATTCCGATTATTGGGATAAGATATGTAATTACGGTGATGTCTCAATGTTTAAAGAGTACAAAGATAAATTCCCTCACGGACTTTACTTAACACAAGCCAATACTAAGATTGATTCATTAGATTGGATCGATGCAACTCAAAAGAATACAGCTGAAGCTTATACTGAATATTTATCTACTCATCCTGATGGAGTACACTCCAGTGATGCTACTTCTGCTCAAAATAAAATTGCAAGTACGGTGGCTAGTGATGACGATATTAATAACATGAAAAATTGTTTTGCAACTTATTACTCTGCTGTTGAAGAGAAAGACGACAACTCTGTACTTGAATTCTTTGAACCAGTGACATCTCAGTATTATGGCATTGCTAATGCTAAAAAGAGTGACATCATGGCCAATTTGAAAAAGATGCACAGCAAAGATGACCGTCAAGTACATATAAAGATTAATGATGAGAATTTTAAGGTTGTAAAAGATGAAAAAGGCAGCTTTCATGTTACATTCTCAATTGGAATTAACTATGACCAAGATGAAGCAAATCCCGAATCATCTTCTAATATGATAGTTAATGCGGTGGTTAATCA
This genomic interval carries:
- a CDS encoding zinc ribbon domain-containing protein, with translation MALIKCPECGESVSDKAPNCPHCGLAIAGSIITCPECGAIVPKDATTCPKCAFPLHEDIVEKEEVAVVQQHASKDKDQELAKIEPAYSDAKRLFESKSFIDAYNKINIALHAFPNNVDCLKLEEAIVDGIRESSYKIATDLFQEKQYAKALAEVESALHYAPNSKKLTVLADEIRSASARRRTRRNIVIAIIIIAILGGAAYGIRDSYIKGHEEEAWTEAKDSATVTSLENFIEMYPDGVHSLEAQELLEEVKKKDSDYWDKICNYGDVSMFKEYKDKFPHGLYLTQANTKIDSLDWIDATQKNTAEAYTEYLSTHPDGVHSSDATSAQNKIASTVASDDDINNMKNCFATYYSAVEEKDDNSVLEFFEPVTSQYYGIANAKKSDIMANLKKMHSKDDRQVHIKINDENFKVVKDEKGSFHVTFSIGINYDQDEANPESSSNMIVNAVVNQNKKITSITSRKQ